In Metarhizium brunneum chromosome 3, complete sequence, a genomic segment contains:
- the qa-4_1 gene encoding 3-dehydroshikimate dehydratase, with amino-acid sequence MSNGNSVTGEVQQQKRFLPSIATMSLGSSTLHPLDVKLKVAAAKGFLGIEMYWDDLVQYSLQFRPKPPSHAAHEAVAVLVAATNVANLAARLGLKILSLQPFRNFDGLADPGLREKRLDEFRLWLATARRLGADIIGVPSTLPTVSAADYTDNRHAIAADLAKLSRAAKAQGIRVAYENLCFAAHVRDWHQAWDRIELAREPDGLLFLPDTFNICGRTYMDPEAAGGRTPNAEADLRASLARLVDTVPMCRMPLLQVADAELPDEPLTQDHPWRKEAGLVPLMALSRNARLFPFEERGYLPVVSVIQALVGAGWEGWVSMEVFSRTTAVHGEETIWEHAERAWESWEKLARVMGWPARPRIDGSR; translated from the coding sequence ATGAGCAACGGAAACAGCGTCACCGGCGAGGTCCAGCAGCAAAAGCGCTTCCTCCCCTCCATAGCAACCATGTCGCTCGGCTCGTCCACCCTCCACCCCCTAGATGTGAAGCTCAAAGTCGCAGCCGCAAAGGGCTTCCTCGGCATAGAGATGTACTGGGACGACCTGGTGCAGTACTCGCTCCAATTCCGCCCCAAGCCGCCCTCGCACGCCGCGcacgaggccgtcgccgtcctcgtGGCCGCCACCAACGTCGCCAACCTAGCAGCGAGGCTCGGCCTCAAGATCCTCTCACTCCAGCCGTTCCGCAACTTTGACGGCCTGGCCGACCCGGGCCTCCGGGAGAAGCGGCTCGACGAGTTCAGGCTCTGGCTAGCCACGGCGCGGCGACTGGGGGCCGACATCATCGGCGTGCCGAGCACCCTGCCCACGGTCAGCGCGGCCGACTACACCGACAACCGGCACGCCATCGCGGCCGACTTGGCGAAGCTGTCGcgggcggcaaaggcgcaAGGCATACGTGTTGCCTATGAGAACCTGTGCTTCGCGGCGCACGTCAGGGACTGGCACCAGGCGTGGGACAGGATAGAGCTCGCGCGCGAGCCCGACGGCCTGCTCTTTCTCCCTGATACGTTCAACATTTGCGGCCGGACGTACATGGACCCAGAGGCGGCGGGGGGCAGGACGCCCAACGCAGAGGCGGACTTGAGGGCGTCCCTCGCGAGACTCGTCGACACGGTTCCCATGTGCAggatgccgctgctgcaaGTTGCCGATGCGGAACTGCCCGACGAGCCGCTGACGCAGGACCACCCTTGGCGCAAGGAGGCGGGACTGGTTCCCCTCATGGCTCTCAGTCGGAACGCCAGGCTGTTTCCCTTTGAGGAGAGAGGGTACTTGCCTGTTGTGAGCGTCATACAGGCCCTTGTCGGCGCCGGATGGGAGGGATGGGTGAGCATGGAGGTGTTTTCGAGGACTACGGCAGTGCACGGGGAGGAGACCATCTGGGAGCACGCGGAGAGGGCTTGGGAGAGCTGGGAGAAGTTGGCTCGCGTCATGGGTTGGCCGGCTCGGCCGCGGATAGACGGCAGCAGGTAG
- the arg-6_1 gene encoding Protein arg-6, translated as MLPGVVRVGEAGQTAARTFSRAAVNSSRYRSLSTARQNAASRPTARAATPSLTSTRSLNSAVPRTSALSAASSPTSNRIREIVAQTISNIGSKRETAAYLRVFTVTDQQFAVIKVGGAILRDYLDELCGSILLLYELGLYPIVVHGGGPQLNSLLEAAGVEPQFEGGIRVTDVKTLGIARKLFLEENARFIERLDSLGVATRAIQGAFRATYLDKEKWQYVGKITEVRTQAIESSIRAGYVPILTSMAEGDDGHLLNVNADVAAAELARALKPLKVVYLSEKGGLFNGEDKKISQINLDEELETISRQPFFKFGTRLKILEIHDLLKDLPRSSSVAIIHPSDLEKELFTDSGAGTLIRLGDRIQKATSISEFKDIEKLKAALVGSSQGLDTEASVDTFINSLEEKKFSAYYDDAMQCIAIVKPGGAKQTMAVLTSLSTTKSGWLSGMMDNIFTAIKQDYPTLAWAVDERDENLAWFFERSDGSFHNDGRVLFYYGTSMRSDALVPVYEDFLKSGQATPSE; from the coding sequence ATGCTGCCAGGTGTCGTCAGGGTCGGCGAGGCCGGTCAGACCGCTGCCCGAACCTTCTCGCGCGCAGCCGTGAACTCGAGCCGATACCGCAGTCTCTCGACCGCTCGTCAGAATGCTGCCTCTCGACCGACTGCCCGTGCAGCGACACCCTCTTTGACCTCGACCCGATCCCTCAACAGCGCCGTCCCAAGGACATCCGCCCTCTCTGCCGCCTCCTCACCCACCAGCAACAGGATCCGCGAGATCGTCGCCCAGACCATCAGTAACATTGGCAGCAAGCGCGAGACAGCAGCCTACCTCCGCGTCTTCACCGTCACCGACCAGCAATTCGCCGTCATCAAGGTCGGTGGTGCGATTCTCCGAGACTACCTCGATGAGCTATGCGGTAGCATCCTCCTGCTCTACGAGCTCGGTCTATACCCGATTGTCGTCCACGGCGGCGGTCCGCAGCTGAACTCTCTCCTAGAGGCTGCTGGCGTGGAGCCGCAGTTCGAGGGAGGCATCCGAGTGACGGATGTAAAGACTCTGGGTATCGCGAGAAAGCTCTTCCTGGAGGAGAATGCGAGGTTTATTGAGCGTTTAGACTCTCTTGGCGTTGCGACTCGTGCTATTCAGGGTGCTTTCAGGGCTACTTACCTTGATAAGGAGAAGTGGCAGTATGTCGGTAAGATCACTGAGGTCAGGACACAGGCTATCGAGAGTAGCATTAGGGCCGGCTATGTGCCGATTCTTACTTCAATGGCTGAGGGCGATGACGGTCACCTCCTGAATGTCAACGCAGACGTTGCGGCTGCTGAGCTTGCTCGTGCTCTCAAGCCTCTCAAGGTCGTCTACCTCTCAGAAAAGGGCGGTCTCTTCAacggcgaggacaagaagatcTCTCAGATCAACCTCGATGAGGAGCTTGAAACCATCAGTCGTCAGCCATTCTTCAAGTTCGGAACACGTCTGAAGATCCTGGAGATCCATGATCTGCTCAAGGATCTGCCTCGCAGCTCCAGTGTCGCTATCATTCACCCCAGTGATCTTGAGAAGGAGCTGTTCACCGACTCTGGTGCTGGCACGCTCATCCGTCTTGGCGACCGCATCCAGAAGGCCACTTCCATTTCCGAGTTCAAGGACAtcgagaagctcaaggccgCCCTTGTCGGCAGCTCTCAGGGTCTCGACACTGAAGCTTCAGTTGACACATTCATCAACTCACTAGAGGAGAAGAAATTCTCCGCATACTACGACGACGCCATGCAATGCATTGCCATCGTCAAGCCCGGTGGCGCGAAGCAGACAATGGCTGTCCTCACAAGCCTTTCCACCACCAAATCTGGCTGGCTCAGTGGCATGATGGACAACATCTTCACTGCCATCAAGCAGGATTACCCGACTTTGGCCTGGGCGGTCGATGAGAGGGATGAGAACCTGGCGTGGTTCTTTGAGAGGTCTGATGGCAGCTTCCATAATGATGGCAGGGTGCTGTTCTACTATGGAACTTCGATGCGCTCGGATGCTCTGGTTCCTGTTTATGAGGATTTCTTAAAGAGTGGACAGGCTACGCCTAGCGAGTAG
- the vpr_1 gene encoding Minor extracellular protease vpr yields the protein MVRLRTAVPLLAAAFGVIVSAKVVPGAFIFEFEDDQDTAPALDTVRKNGDVRMDLDFELFRGISVQLHDLEKANKLVDELAALPSIKRWWPVTLHNVPDAQVHWAGNPDREKILQARDNSTVTNNFSPHFMTQIDKLHAKGYTGKGVHVAIIDTGIDYKHPSLGGCFGKGCLVTKGFDLVGDNFDGKNAPIPDDDPMDCQGHGSHVAGIIAATDEKFGFTGGAPGVTLGAYRVFGCAGAVSSDVIIAAINRAYLDDADIITMSIGGPNGWKQNAWAVTASRIVAKGVIVTISAGNEGSRGIFYASSGSSGEGVAAIASYDNMHMPTLVYYGNVTVGADKPQEFPYVLGNPDKFDITLPLWVDTFNTSVAADLCSSLPDDTPDLSKYIVLIRRGTCSFAEKISNAAAKGAQYVLFYNSVDAHPTQLNVKKDIPGSVKGVGFVDKKTGKDWVQQLDAGSKVTVALGSRLDTKRIVKDLNNTASGGAVSAFSSWGPTWTMDVKPQFGVPGGHILSTYPRAKGSYAVISGTSMACPLTAAIYALLVEVRGTRDPVLLQKLLSANSKPQVFNDGALFYDRLAPVAQQGAGLIQAHDAAFATTLLEPSSLSFNETTYFAPSKNFTLTNQGDSKVTYEISYVPTLTAAALKPNAKSVTVFPGEFYTDSAAIRFSESKVTLAKGETATVEVLATPPKTLDASLLPVWSGYVRVNGTDGTSLSLPYQGLAGSLRNHTVLSPGTTYIAGTNDKYRRPVAANAVFSIPRPGSTNNAALPVIVYAPHLGSRLLQLRVARVSKRGTLTLIGQIKGSPVQYVSRARDSLIWDGRLNDGMYVREGTYMIIVRMLRLYGDEKDATAWDESATQPFVIRYA from the exons ATGGTCAGGCTTCGGACAGCCGTGCCATTGCTGGCAGCGGCCTTCGGTGTAATTGTCTCTGCCAAGGTTGTTCCTGGCGCATTCATTTTTGAGTTCGAAGACGACCAG GATACAGCTCCAGCTTTGGACACTGTTCGCAAAAATGGCGACGTTAGAATGGATCTCGACTTTGAGCTGTTCAGAGGCATATCGGTCCAGCTGCATGACCTCGAGAAAGCCAATAAACTCGTGGACGAGTTGGCTGCTCTGCCTAGCATCAAGAGGTGGTGGCCTGTTACCTTGCATAATGTTCCCGATGCCCAAGTTCACTGGGCGGGAAATCCTGACAGGGAGAAGATCCTCCAGGCTCGAGACAACTCAACGGTGACAAACAACTTTTCGCCTCATTTCATGACTCAAATCGACAAGCTGCACGCCAAGGGATACACCGGCAAGGGTGTCCATGTTGCTATTATTGACACTGGT ATTGACTACAAGCACCCCAGTCTGGGGGGATGTTTTGGAAAAGGATGCTTGGTCACGAAGGGGTTCGACCTTGTTGGCGACAATTTCGACGGGAAAAATGCACCGATACCAGACGACGACCCTATGGACTGCCAAGGACACGGTTCCCACGTTGCCGGCATCATTGCCGCGACCGACGAGAAATTCGGCTTCACCGGCGGTGCGCCAGGGGTAACTCTCGGCGCCTACCGCGTTTTTGGCTgtgccggcgccgtctcGTCTGATGTCATCATTGCAGCAATCAACCGAGCCTATCTGGACGACGCCGACATCATCACAATGTCCATTGGAGGCCCAAACGGCTGGAAGCAAAACGCGTGGGCCGTCACGGCCAGCCGCATCGTAGCCAAGGGTGTCATTGTCACCATTTCTGCGGGCAATGAAGGCAGCCGAGGCATCTTCTACGCAAGCTCGGGCTCTTCCGGTGAAGGTGTGGCAGCCATTGCCTCGTATGACAATATGCACATGCCTACGTTGGTATACTACGGCAATGTCACTGTGGGCGCCGACAAGCCTCAAGAGTTTCCCTACGTGCTCGGAAACCCCGACAAGTTCGACATCACCCTGCCTCTCTGGGTCGATACCTTCAACACATCGGTGGCCGCGGATTTGTGTTCCAGTCTGCCTGATGACACGCCTGATTTAAGCAAATACATAGTCCTTATCCGCCGAGGCACCTGTAGCTTTGCAGAAAAGATCTccaatgccgccgccaaaggaGCCCAGTATGTCCTGTTCTACAACTCAGTCGACGCCCATCCCACGCAACTGAATGTCAAGAAAGATATCCCCGGAAGCGTCAAAGGGGTCGGCTTTGTTGACAAGAAAACGGGCAAGGATTGGGTCCAACAGCTTGATGCAGGCAGCAAGGTCACCGTGGCCCTCGGCTCAAGACTAGACACGAAACGCATCGTCAAGGACCTCAACAATACCGCCTCTGGAGGCGCCGTCAGTGCCTTTAGCAGCTGGGGCCCGACGTGGACAATGGACGTCAAGCCTCAGTTTGGTGTCCCCGGCGGGCATATTCTGTCCACGTACCCCCGGGCAAAGGGCAGTTATGCCGTTATCAGCGGCACCTCAATGGCCTGCCCCCTCACAGCCGCCATATACGCCCTGCTCGTGGAGGTTCGCGGCACGAGGGACCCTGTGCTGCTCCAAAAGCTGCTGTCCGCCAATTCCAAGCCGCAGGTGTTCAACGACGGCGCCCTCTTTTACGACAGGCTCGCGCCTGTTGCCCAGCAAGGCGCCGGTCTCATCCAAGCGCACGATGCCGCCTTTGCCACGACGCTCCTCGAGCCCTCGAGCCTCTCCTTTAACGAGACGACGTACTTTGCCCCTAGCAAGAACTTCACACTCACCAACCAGGGTGACAGCAAAGTCACCTATGAAATCTCCTATGTGCCCACCCTGACCGCGGCAGCATTGAAGCCAAACGCCAAATCCGTCACCGTCTTCCCCGGCGAGTTCTACACCGACTCGGCTGCCATACGCTTCAGCGAATCCAAAGTCACCCTCGCAAAGGGCGAAACAGCCACCGTCGAGGTGCTCGCCACGCCCCCAAAGACCCTGGACGCTTCCCTCCTCCCCGTATGGTCCGGGTACGTGCGGGTCAACGGCACAGACGGCACGTCCCTCTCGCTCCCGTACCAGGGCCTCGCCGGCTCGCTCCGCAACCACACCGTCCTCAGCCCGGGCACGACATACATCGCCGGGACTAACGACAAATACAGGAGGCCCGTGGCTGCCAACGCCGTCTTCAGCATCCCGCGGCCCGGCTCGACCAACAATGCGGCACTGCCCGTCATCGTCTACGCCCCCCACCTGGGCAGCCGCCTGTTGCAGCTCCGCGTCGCGCGCGTCTCCAAGAGGGGCACCCTGACGCTCATCGGCCAGATCAAGGGTTCGCCGGTCCAGTATGTCTCCCGCGCGAGGGACTCGCTCATCTGGGACGGCCGGCTTAACGACGGCATGTACGTGCGGGAGGGAACGTACATGATAATAGTCAGGATGCTGAGGCTGTACGGCGACGAGAAGGACGCCACGGCCTGGGATGAGAGTGCGACGCAGCCGTTTGTCATCAGGTATGCCTAG
- the ptaR3_1 gene encoding Pestheic acid cluster transcriptional regulator 3 yields the protein MNRSNDGCWTCRIRHRKCDEKHPICRECADRSITCHGYGPKPKWIDDEWKLQAELSRIKKTVNSNLRRKKKLQACKASPARPSEHQNDPRQGEEDGYPAPPGAPTTPDMAFREAQLLVHYLDYIFPLQYPYYKDEPSLGGRGWLFWLLMKRGPLHQAVLTLSALHHHTQSAGAPGNRESELIGYHTNALKRLRQVLQECDMDKFAESRQQMVEFLACGSALISFELFRGGLDNWRPHLDALASVVNKILVPHPSTGTRESGDGVDKAQPFLVTKVLWLDILASTATGKAPQTRYQKWLQLDQIDMSRLMGCRNWVMQAVGDISTISSRKTRSGFSKSDELQLKALEQILDEGIERMKLGGDDRQALVYAITMVFATAALCQIETLRNAPSPGMRLYTRVAGAIEAMEGLPAGVTFRGLVWPVATVGAVAASDQQSFFERAMIDVLDTSGSEFTNCGTVLNVLRRCWQHQRESGLVWTWQDGMTAMGICALLI from the exons ATGAATCGCAGCAACGACGGCTGCTGGACCTGCCGCATCCGGCACAGAAAATGCGACGAGAAACACCCCATCTGCCGAGAGTGTGCCGATCGCAGCATTACCTGCCACGGTTACGGCCCCAAGCCAAAATGGATAGACGATGAATGGAAGTTGCAGGCCGAGCTTTCGCGAATCAAGAAGACTGTCAATTCTAACTTGCGCCGGAAGAAAAAGCTGCAAGCCTGCAAGGcctctccagctcgtccatcCGAACATCAGAATGATCCAAGACAGGGGGAAGAAGACGGCTACCCGGCACCGCCTGGTGCGCCGACAACGCCCGACATGGCATTTCGAGAAGCACAGCTCCTGGTCCACTACCTGGATTATATCTTCCCCCTCCAGTATCCATACTACAAGGACGAGCCCTCGCTCGGCGGCAGAGGCTGGCTCTTCTGGCTTCTCATGAAGCGCGGCCCGCTGCACCAAGCCGTGCTCACCCTCTCGGCGCTTCACCACCATACACAAAGCGCGGGTGCTCCCGGAAACCGAGAATCAGAACTCATAGGGTATCACACCAATGCCCTGAAGCGGCTACGACAAGTCCTTCAGGAGTGTGACATGGACAAGTTTGCAGAGAGCCGGCAGCAAATGGTTGAGTTTTTGGCATGCGGTTCGGCACTCATCAGCTTTGAG CTATTTCGAGGAGGCCTTGACAACTGGCGGCCGCACCTGGACGCCCTCGCGTCCGTTGTGAACAAAATCCTCGTGCCGCACCCTTCGACAGGCACCCGGGAGTCGGGAGATGGCGTGGACAAGGCGCAGCCGTTTCTTGTCACAAAAGTTCTCTGGCTTGATATTCTCGCCTCCACGGCGACGGGAAAGGCACCGCAAACAAGGTATCAGAAATGGCTGCAACTGGACCAGATTGACATGTCGAGGCTGATGGGGTGTCGAAACTGGGTGATGCAGGCAGTCGGGGATATATCCACAATTTCTTCACGGAAAACCAGGTCGGGCTTCTCAAAGTCGGATGAATTGCAGCTCAAGGCTCTTGAGCAGATTCTTGATGAGGGCATCGAGAGGATGAAGCTGGGAGGG GATGATCGACAAGCGTTGGTTTACGCGATTACAATGGTGTTTGCGACTGCGGCCTTGTGCCAGATAGAAACATTGCGAAATGCCCCATCTCCTGGGATGAGACTCTACACCCGCGTGGCCGGGGCGATTGAGGCAATGGAGGGCCTTCCTGCTGGCGTCACATTTCGAGGCCTGGTCTGGCCAGTGGCGACTGTCGGAGCCGTAGCGGCAAGTGATCAGCAGAGCTTCTTCGAAAGGGCCATGATAGATGTATTGGATACGTCGGGGTCCGAGTTTACAAACTGCGGAACAGTTCTCAATGTTTTACGACGATGTTGGCAGCATCAGAGGGAGTCGGGCTTGGTGTGGACGTGGCAGGATGGCATGACGGCAATGGGAATATGTGCACTTCTCATATGA
- the plcA_1 gene encoding 1-phosphatidylinositol phosphodiesterase, producing the protein MLLFGLVLFLASACTARASTYHGYTSAYSFDANLSHQPDWMARVPDAANITSLSIPGTHDTMTYNLDSRVLQCQNWNLTVQMEAGLRYFDIRARVKENRLHIYHGKQNTGFTFKQVLLQMFEFLDKHPSEMIIMRLKKEGAPVGRDSYSFEAALNYARLQDKDTKDGAKKHVALYADSRKPIPTLGQLRSKIFILQDFKCAKGVTYGLTWDGPQMVLEDNFAIQGERRLATKWAAVDMALNRANQGPLKNDRLYVTHNSAAIGVLPIQAAAGVLNKAQVGMNYRTGEWLDAHIDDKTSMRTGIVIFDFPGKKLIDSVLAWNKHVGAKLPL; encoded by the coding sequence ATGCTTCTCTTCggtcttgtcttgtttctggcGTCGGCTTGCACCGCCCGCGCATCCACCTACCATGGCTACACCAGCGCGTACAGCTTCGATGCCAATCTTTCTCACCAGCCCGACTGGATGGCCCGTGTCCCCGACGCGGCCAACATCACCAGTCTGAGCATCCCGGGCACCCATGACACCATGACATACAACCTTGACAGCCGAGTGCTGCAGTGCCAGAACTGGAATCTGACGGTGCAGATGGAGGCCGGACTGCGGTACTTTGACATACGCGCCCGGGTCAAGGAGAACCGCCTGCACATATACCACGGGAAGCAAAACACCGGCTTCACATTCAAGCAGGTCCTGCTGCAGATGTTTGAGTTTTTGGACAAGCACCCCTCGGAAATGATCATCATGCGTCTCAAGAAAGAAGGAGCCCCGGTCGGCCGCGATTCGTATTCCTTCGAAGCGGCCTTGAACTACGCACGTCTCCAAGACAAGGACACCAAGGACGGCGCCAAAAAACACGTCGCCTTGTACGCGGATAGCCGCAAACCCATCCCAACGCTCGGCCAACTGCGCTCCAAGATATTCATTCTCCAGGATTTTAAATGCGCAAAGGGGGTGACCTATGGGCTGACCTGGGACGGTCCGCAAATGGTGCTCGAAGACAACTTTGCCATCCAGGGCGAACGTCGTCTGGCCACCAAATGGGCCGCTGTCGACATGGCGTTGAATAGAGCGAACCAGGGCCCCTTGAAAAATGACCGCCTTTATGTGACGCATAATTCGGCTGCGATTGGCGTGCTGCCCATCCAGGCGGCCGCTGGGGTCCTGAATAAGGCGCAGGTCGGAATGAATTACAGGACAGGCGAATGGCTGGATGCACATATTGATGATAAGACGTCGATGAGGACTGGCATCGTGATATTCGATTTCCCGGGAAAGAAGTTGATTGATAGTGTGCTTGCTTGGAATAAGCACGTTGGGGCCAAGTTGCCGCTGTGA
- the ver1 gene encoding Versicolorin reductase 1 encodes MAVDTLSLEGKVAIVTGSGRENGIGAGIALALARNGASVVVNHLSDSSADRAANVAQMLRQAGGKAIVVQTSVDTLEGAKYIVQKTLEGFQTDHIDILVNNAGVGYASRILNEINQAETDRVYQINVNGPLYMAHAVVPHMPPGGRIINVSSTNAKLGHELLSTYSASKAALDNLTVSWAGELGRSKGITVNSVAPGPVLTDIIPKEQMDAIMQPQIDMTKAADRAGTPADIGDAVLLLVNEKARWITGQNISVSGGVTH; translated from the exons ATGGCCGTTGACACTCTATCCCTCGAGGGCAAGGTTGCCATTGTTACTGGCTCCGGACGGGAGAACGGCATCGGGGCTGGCATcgccctggccctggcccGCAACGGGGCGTCCGTAGTTGTCAATCATCTATCAGACTCGTCTGCTGATCGAGCTGCCAACGTAGCGCAGATGCTGAGGCAGGCCGGGGGCAAAGCCATTGTCGTCCAGACCTCGGTCGACACCTTGGAAGGGGCTAAATACATTGTCCAAAAGACGCTCGAGGGTTTCCAGACCGACCATATCGACATCCTGG TGAACAATGCCGGAGTCGGCTATGCGAGCCGGATCCTGAATGAGATCAACCAGGCTGAAACGGATAGGGTCTACCAGATCAACGTCAACGGGCCATTGTACATGGCTCACGCCGTGGTTCCTCACATGCCGCCCGGCGGTCGGATTATCAACGTCTCGTCTACAAACGCCAAGCTCGGCCACGAGTTGTTGTCAACGTATTCTGCGAGCAAGGCGGCCCTAGATAATCTGACTGTGTCGTGGGCCGGAGAG CTTGGCAGGAGCAAAGGCATCACCGTCAACTCGGTAGCTCCCGGCCCAGTCCTCACTGACATAATACCCAAAGAACAAATGGATGCTATCATGCAGCCGCAGATTGACATGACGAAAGCTGCTGACAGGGCCGGCACACCCGCGGATATCGGCGACGCCGTGCTTCTTCTCGTTAACGAGAAGGCCAGGTGGATCACTGGGCAAAATATTTCTGTAAGCGGTGGTGTCACGCACTGA
- the FUS2_1 gene encoding 20-hydroxy-prefusarin hydrolase FUS2, whose amino-acid sequence MKLSQVSLLLTCATAVQAAPGFHSNLKRENSTSNAMMQLSADPDFHYELLRVISLAPYQGADVGEVLVAAQKIKPKDFESFYNVFNDLATRVDSTARAIDVRKNPISARQHFFKAATYYRSADFFLHGNWSDPRIYSLWDRHLAAFNSAIALLAVPGQRVNLRAKNDNFTIPAIFYGSGMPGPRPTVILGNGYDGAQEEMYHVIGQAALERGMNVLSYEGPGQPTVRREQNLGFIPDWERVVTPVIDYLLTRPEVDSRAIGLLGYSLGGYLAPRAAAFDHRLAAVFAVDGVYDYGAANLDMYPESLRAIFRSGNATLFNEYVEQGLADPAAKTAAIWGIQQGLWSFNAQTPFEWMTKVEDFNLASVVHNITAPVFVAQAEQDDVIPGQSKILAEKLGKLATHHVFESVDGAAYHCSVGASVLQNHVLLDWFEGVLEQRK is encoded by the exons ATGAAGCTATCTCAAGTTTCACTTCTCCTCACCTGT GCAACTGCTGTACAGGCTGCACCAGGATTCCATTCAAACTTGAAAAGAGAAAACTCGACCTCAAATGCCATGATGCAACTCAGTGCCGACCCCGACTTCCACTATGAGCTTCTGCGCGTCATATCATTAGCACCCTACCAAGGCGCTGATGTTGGAGAAGTCCTCGTTGCCGCCCAAAAGATAAAACCCAAGGACTTTGAAAGCTTCTACAACGTATTCAATGACCTCGCCACCCGTGTCGACAGTACTGCCCGCGCAATCGACGTTCGCAAGAACCCGATATCTGCCCGCCAACACTTCTTCAAGGCCGCAACGTACTATCGCTCTGCCGACTTCTTCCTCCACGGCAATTGGAGCGACCCGCGCATCTACAGTCTCTGGGACAGACACCTCGCGGCCTTCAACTCGGCCATTGCCCTTCTTGCCGTGCCAGGACAGCGTGTGAACCTCCGTGCCAAGAACGACAACTTTACAATTCCGGCCATCTTCTACGGCAGTGGCATGCCCGGGCCCCGCCCAACAGTTATCCTCGGCAACGGGTATGACGGCGCCCAGGAGGAAATGTACCACGTCATCGGACAGGCTGCCCTCGAGCGAGGAATGAACGTACTTAGCTACGAAGGGCCTGGGCAGCCGACGGTCCGCCGGGAACAGAATCTCGGCTTCATCCCGGACTGGGAAAGGGTCGTCACTCCCGTCATCGACTACCTGCTCACACGCCCAGAAGTGGACTCGCGAGCCATCGGCCTCCTGGGCTACTCACTCGGTGGTTATCTAGCGCCGCGAGCAGCCGCGTTCGACCACCGCCTCGCGGCCGTgttcgccgtcgacggcgtctaCGACTACGGCGCGGCAAATCTGGACATGTACCCCGAGAGTCTGAGGGCGATATTCCGCTCTGGCAACGCGACCCTCTTCAACGAGTACGTCGAGCAGGGCCTGGCCGATCCGGCTGCAAAGACAGCCGCTATCTGGGGTATCCAGCAGGGCTTGTGGTCGTTTAATGCCCAGACGCCATTTGAGTGGATGACCAAGGTGGAAGACTTCAACCTGGCGAGCGTGGTGCACAATATCACGGCACCGGTGTTTGTTGCACAGGCCGAACAGGATGATGTGATTCCCGGGCAGAGCAAGATCCTCGCcgagaagctgggcaagtTGGCTACACACCATGTTTTCGAGAGCGTCGATGGTGCCGCGTACCACTGTTCTGTTGGTGCAAGTGTATTGCAGAACCACGTACTGCTGGATTGGTTTGAGGGCGTGTTGGAACAGCGCAAGTAG